GTGCAGATATGATTTGTCCTGATGTCTCCCAGCCCAAACTAATAGACAAGCAGTAAAAGATAGCACTAATCTCCTCATCGTGTTTGTACATGCATCCAGATAGATTCAATGTGGAGCCACGAAAGTATTTGTTTAGAAGTTAGAACTACCATGCGGTTTGAGACTGGAGGAACGGCCGAGGATAATATCTTGTATAAATAAGAAGGGCAAGTATGATGATGCAGTATGGACGTACGAGCACCCACTAAATCTAGGGCACCACGAGTCTAGGGTTCTGGAccacacttttctttttgaaattaACTATTGAGTACAAGCAGGAATACATAAAGAATACCTCGGTCCTTGGTTTATTGCTTTCACCCCAGAGAACATAGTCATAGTCATGTATTACTTCGGTCTTGTTTTATTGGTgctctttgtaatttgtgctaaattttaaccaaagatttaactgacaaaatattagcgcatgtcaacaaaaattatatcgttggatacgtatttgaacatagttttcaatgatatagtttcttgtgacatgcatgaacattttattagttaaatttatgatcaaaatttggcacaaaatataactgggaccaataaaccaggacggagataGTATAACCATCTTAGGTCAGACCTAAGCTTTCACCCCAGATCCCGAGAGAACATGATCATTGCCATGTATAACCATCTCAGGTCAGACCTAGGCTTTCACCCAAAAGCTCGAGACCGGGTGCTTAGAAGCACCACCATCAAAGTCACTTAGGTGTTTACGCCATCACTTTTGCACGATCCCGGCAGCTAAATGCGATGCGACCACCTCCGCTGCACAACCATCCCTTTGCGTCAAGTCCTGATCCATAATTTGCATCTCACCGCCACAGTCAACCACTGAATCTTCAAAGATGAACACTCCTAATGTTTTTGCAGTGACCACCACCATCGTGAATCTATAGGAGTTTGTTGCAGCACAATCAGCAGTCACCTCAGCCCGCCAACCGGATTTAGATCACCACCAAGCCATAGACCATATAGTCGCCGACTGGGCTGAGAACCTGCCAGATGTAGCTATCGGAGCCTGTTGAGAACCTACCAGATGTAACCTAGCGGAAGTACGTCGCGCGTAGGCGCAGTACCACACCAAGGCTAGCCGCAGCCGCTCGACACACACAgagaaaagccccccccccctctcccgccGCCTTCCTTGGATTGGCCCGAGCTTCGAAGGGGGGCACCAGGCAGTGGCGCGATGAGGAATATTAAGAAGGGGGACTCTACGATGGCTAGGGTTTCTCCTCCTGAGCAGCCAAGAAGGCGACGCGGGGGCTAGCCAGGATAAGATTGCAATGTGTGCCTAGTACAGTGTGTACCTTAAAAACTGCCCATCTTGCAAGGCACTTTTTATTAGAAACATCTTGCAAGGCACTTAAGTACCGGTTGTTGTTTAGATTGCAGTAATGGAAAACATTACTTAAGTGGAGAATAAAGGGTAGCAGCTCCATTTTTTTTGGTAAACTCATTAACATTTCTTATTGTGAACTTCTTTAATTACACTTAAAAAATGTGACCATAATTGTGCAATGATTTTTAATCACAGTTTTGATCAATTTCAAACAATTTTAATCACGGTTCGAAGCTTGTCATGTCCTGTAGATTTGGGGTTGCCAGGAGTGGCAGAGCTTCGGTTTTTTATTTTTTGTGATGCCCGTCCCAAGTCCCAACGCCCTTTGTTCAAAGCAGTCGGTGGCCAAATCCTCCTTGAAACCGTTGACATGGAAATGGAACAATTGCACATGGCTACAAAAAAATACGAAACCATCTTCGGACGTCTGTCCGTCTAGCCTCACGTCATCATTGTTATCACGAGCAGGCTCGAGGATCTTTATCAGAATGGAATAGTACTACTTGCAACGAGACTTGGAGACGGTCAACACCGAGATTGGTGGTACAGCAACGTAGGGAATCGACGTTAAAGATACTCTCTCCCCCTTGCATCCAACTGATCTTGTCTCTAGCTAGTCTCGTTCTTCCATCCCACCGCTGTTACATACTACTGCCAGTTGACCCGCACAGCACTCGCCATGGCCCTGAACCGCGTCACCATGGCCGCCCGTTCTGCCGTACCGGTCATGTAGGCGCACAATTTCATGCATTTGTTCTCGATTGACTCTCTCGGCCTCCTAATGAATTCAGCATTCGCAGCTCCGCCGGAGAAGATCACCCCGCTGACCTGACCTCCGCCTTCTGCGAGCCCCCTCCCCTCTTTGACGGCACTAGCGGGAGTATTGTTTTTTCAGTTTAGAATGGTACCCTGATAAATTTTGAAGAATCTTCTTCCTTGGCATACGATTCCTGTCCAGGGCTTGCAGGACACGATCAAAATAGTCGCCCTAGATCTCGCAGACAGGCCAGCCTGGTATAAGGACAAAGTCTACACAGAGAACAAGGTAGTACTATGATTCTCTCAGATTTGCACTCTAATAATTTCTCTTCATGCCCACATCTCTGTATATATGTTGGACATACAGGTGCCTGCCCTGGAGCACAACAAGCAGGTGATAGGGGAGAGCTTGGATCTGCTCAAATACATCGACAACAATTTCGATGGCCCAGCATTGCTCCCTCATGTAAGAGACAAACACCCACGTTCAATCCCCGTATGGTTTTAGTGGAACTGAAGTTTGTGTTCGTGATATGGTAAACAACCAGGATTCTGCGAAGAAACAATTTGCCGAGGAACTGCTTGCGTACAGCGACAGTTTCAACGCCAGCGCCTTCTTCTCATGCCTACGCTCCAAGGGAGATGTGACAGACGAAGCTGGTAAACAAATAGAACAGAACAGTGCTACTTACAACATGTTTGTTTGTTTTAGAAGTTCTACGTTTAAAGGCTGCATGCAGTCTGTGCTCACATTGCACCTTCTTTCATTAGTTACTGCTGTTGATAAAATAGAGGCTGCCCTGGGAAAGTTCAGCGATGGCCCTTTCTTCCTTGGCCAGTTCAGCTTGGTATGTGTATGTCACTCCATCAGGGGTTCCCTTTCCTCTGTTCATGGCCAAAGTTCAGAAAATATTTCAGAAGAATAATGttttttgaaatacatggtttTGTTGTGATATATATTCTTTGTAGGTCGACATTGCATATGTGCCATTCATCGAAAGGCTTCAGATATCCTATTCTGGCATCAAGAACTACGATATCGTTGGGGGCAGACCCAACCTTGGCAGTTTCATCGAGGTATATTCTGGATAATGCTAGATGAGTTATAATTTACTTCATATATCCTACTCTGCGGTGTTATCAGTGGGTTAGCTAGTTATATGCCAATGTTGAATGTTGCAGGAAGCCAACAAGAGATCAACGCGTATACACAAACCAAACTGCACACACAAGTTTCGCTTCATATAATCAAAGAGAAGTTTGGAGTACGTTATCTTGCAATTTTTTAGCGTTGGATCATGCCATCTTCCAACCTCAACCACACATACACTTCGACTTTGACTTTTAGATTCCTTAATGATTGTGGTGGCCAAGGAACAACGACCAGGAAACAGCTTCAGAATTTTATGTAGCAGATGAATACACAGGAGTGTTTTCGCCTGTTGAATGTTGTGCCATGCTGTTAGAGAACAAATATATAAACACGATCGTACCGTAATCTTTCCTTGCCAGGTGTGCTTGTCATATCTGTCCATATCTGAAATTGCATATCACCAGTAGATCGTAATGGCGGTATTGTGTAAGCCCTATTGTTTGTCCATTGAGCTATAAAACCTGGAGCCTTGTGGTGTACAATCATAAGTTGTTTCCCCCGAAATTCTCTCTCCTACCAATATTTTTTTCATGGTATCAGATTGGATCTCATTCCTATAGAGCTTCCTCCGCTTCCTCTCTCGGCAGACACATTAGAAATTCTCACATGAAGAGGACCCTGTCTTGGTTAGTGGTCCACAACATAGATCTTCATTGGTATACCTGGACATATCACTTCCAGTAGCAAATCATAGTTGGAACAACGAAGACAAGTTTAGTTTGGAAGTGTAATATTATCGAAAAGAGTGGTACATTTTTTTGAAAAGAAGGACGtatccctggcctctgcatctgggcgatgcatgcagccattttattaattattcacaaagtccTGTAAGCCTGAAGCAATCATCTTGGCAacacctgtcgctactcctatccccgTGATGAAGGAGTGTCGAATGTCCGaggctaataccaaacagacatcgcaccaacaCCTAATATCTAATGTTGGATGCCCGTCCAAGCCTACCTGGACTGGGTTACACAACGGTCCGGCGCACTTTCAGTGGGCAGCACATGCGCATGCTGCAAGGGTCGTCACCTCCTTCATCCATCGATCCATCCTCAGATCAGATACTGACGCATCGACCTTGCCAAGACTCTctcccatcgacgccaccacgacaccAAACAGCGTTgtcctcctgcacgagtccatcgCCACCCATGGGATGCCAAGTCTCCATTGCAACAAGCCGCCGAGATCTGCCGCCATCGATGTGTAggatgaagtaccgctccaccaccTACCAACACCCAACCACCAATCTATCCACATATCCGTCCAGCCGATGAATGCCTCCAAATATGATGCCCCCACGCGGGTGACGACAAAAACTTCACCATCATCCGATCCAGGAGGCCCCTCAACGCCTCCAACGAAGGCTACGACGCCCACGGGTGCCGCCGTTAGTGGTAGCCTCCTCTAGATCTGAGGTTTCCCCCAGAAACAATGGAGCGAGGGATGCCCCCACCATCGCCTCCAACAAGGAAAACGACACCCATGGGCGCCACCGACGATGCTGGCATCGTCACCCACTTCAGCAGCTAGTCCACCCTCTTCTCCTCCACTTGGTCCATCATTGGGAAGCCACCGCGAGGCAACACCCACCGACCAGATCCCTTTGGACCGACGATGAAGACAGCCAAATGTAGAGTAGGCACCATGGCCACACACACGTTGCCCCGAGGCGCCCGCTCAAGATCCACCGTCACAACCATGCCTCCAAGCCACGATAGAGGGACACCCCGCCGCTGCCATCAACCCCACGCACAGGCTATGCCCAGCCGAGATACGTCGGCGGGAGGGGAGGCGGAGAGGAGGGGGTAGGAGGCAGAGGGGAGGGGTGGCGGACGGTTGGGGAGGCAGACAGGAGGGGACCGGGAGGTGAGGCGGAGTGTGATACATAAGCAATTACCATAGAGAAGGAAACATTTGACCATCTAAAACTATAATCAAATAGATCATCGGAACCTATGTAAACATATCACAAATGGTAGATCTTCATATAATTTGGAGAAAAGTATATTTTTCATCCCTTAATTCTTGACGAAGTCTAGATTTAGTCCCTCGACTATAAAACCAGACAACCTGCACCTTCAACTCTAAAAACCGGACAAGCTAAGTTCCTCTCATGATTGCAAGTGGTTTCACGATGACGAGGCATGGTTTTGACCGGGTCGGCATCCACGTGGCAATCCAATGGCATCTCGCTGGCGCAGGAGCTCATGCCGGTGGCCGACGACGCCCTCAAGACCACCTGCGCATCCGATGGCATCCACTAGCCCACTCCCGGCGCTCCTTCCGTGAGCTATCGCGCTCGCCCAAGCTGACAGACATGGCCGAGAGGATTGCGGTGCCACCGTGGCTAGCTCAGTGGCAGAGACGACAAAGCTCGAGGGTGGCACGGTAGCCGACATGACGGCGTCCTCCGAGTTTGGCAAGCTGTTCGGGAGCATGCCATCAGGCGCTGCTCCGCGCCCATCTCTGCGTTGGGAACCCAGCCTCCAAGCTCGTCATGCCCAACCGTCCTCGGCCCTACTGGCCGTGCCGATGCGTGTACATGCTTGATGGCCGGGTTATCCAGATGGGTGATGGCCGGAAGAGTACCATGGCCCACGCGACTGGCATACACAACACATGTTACGATACTTAACGTGAGTGTTGCGTGTTCTTTTCTTCGTTCTTTGTACCTAAAAGCCTGGCCTCGTGTTCGTATGGCGCATCAGGCACGAGTCCTTGGCCCTGTGCGTGAACCTTCAGAACAGAGGCATATCTCTGGAGAATTCAAACTGCTTACTATGTGGCAAAGGGGAGGAGGACGGTGGACATTTATTTATCAAGTGCAAATGGGTGAAGGAGGTGTGGAGGCATCTAGGTCTGGAGCACGAACGCAACCAGCTAGAACAGATCACTAGTGTGCATGCGATGCTTGATATACTGTGGGAGTTAGACGAAAAGAAGCGTGTTCTAATAATAACCTTCTGGTGGCAATGGTGGAATCAAAGGAATAAGGTCCGGGAAGGTGAGACGCCCATGCAAGTGGAAGAGATGGTCAGAAGAATCCGATGCAATGCACTAGAGTATGAGGAAGTCTTTacgccgaagaagaagaagaggccgccgGAGAAGTGGAATCCACCGCACACAGAGACGATCAAGTTTAACCTTGATGGAGCGTTCCCTCCAGGATGCTCTATGGGTGGATGGGGTGTGATTGCTCGAGATAGCTCGGGGCAGGTTCTGGCTGCTCGGGCCGGCCGTCAGGAGAATATCCAAGATGCGTTTGGGGCAGAGGTCAATGCATTGGCAGCAGCAGTGATGACGGCGTCGGAACTGGGAGCGATGAGGGTTGCCTTTGAAACCGACTCACAGTTACTTGCTGAGGCCATGAACGCCCGTGCGGCAGACTCCTCACCTTATGCATCAATCATTGAAGACCTCAAATACCAGATGAAAATGTGGTTTTCGAAGGTTAGTATCATTGCTTGTAGACGGTCTGCGAATTCAGCAGCACATGAACTAGCCAAGATAGGTCGTATGTGTCTTCCTAATAACTATATGGAGTGGAACTCTATTGTACCGCCCAGTGTGGCTGTTTGTGTCTCGGGTGACATGCCCGAGCACCGTTAAATCTATAAAGCGTTGCTTTGCCTTCAAAAAAAAAGCCTGGCCTCGTGTCACTTTGGACCGGTCAAAACCA
This portion of the Triticum dicoccoides isolate Atlit2015 ecotype Zavitan chromosome 7A, WEW_v2.0, whole genome shotgun sequence genome encodes:
- the LOC119333817 gene encoding protein IN2-1 homolog B-like; this translates as MEPGLAGVKEELDDAATLKWARDDWAQTELQRQRLTYERIRSSAGEDHPADLTSAFCEPPPLFDGTSGSIGLQDTIKIVALDLADRPAWYKDKVYTENKVPALEHNKQVIGESLDLLKYIDNNFDGPALLPHDSAKKQFAEELLAYSDSFNASAFFSCLRSKGDVTDEAGKQIEQNSATYNMFVCFRSSTFKGCMQSVLTLHLLSLVTAVDKIEAALGKFSDGPFFLGQFSLVDIAYVPFIERLQISYSGIKNYDIVGGRPNLGSFIEELMPVADDALKTTCASDGIH